One region of Nerophis lumbriciformis linkage group LG10, RoL_Nlum_v2.1, whole genome shotgun sequence genomic DNA includes:
- the LOC133612686 gene encoding protein mono-ADP-ribosyltransferase PARP6-like isoform X4 — MEEVAKAWSVDPIEPIIVRLHLSLSQYLDGPEPTVEVFQPSNRHHFNLGKKLQSVLASFISREWKHLTNDTMIVHQKRKHSWFRPGGTIKKFCAKLSIWLPLSKSKTLQSCSLRGRIVLPGMKLNDFTNHTTSYNIKNPSGELFTHTPSGKRVMVAGVKSSPHLSTKQLIELMFFSQAIRHCKTSLTLQHGFLVQVMKYAEQRILTLNEYCVVCDERHVFQNGPMLKPAVCTRELCLFSYHTMGVMSGATEEVATGAEVVDLLVAMCRTALQSSRKDIIFEPYPSVVDPKNPKILAFSPKRKSYVRLEKALDSLLLIRRMAQGPYSEIRKQMDRIDPLAVPLLQWILSSNRSYIVKLPANRVGLSSVVAQLPFMHTPHQFLLISSPPTKEARFQTARKLYGSTFAFHGSHIENWHSILRNGLVNASNTKFQMHGAAFGKGIYLSPISSISFGYSDMGKGQHQVPTKEELLGKYNRINKVQKDHPGRFLQSRNLNCVALCEVITTKDLKKHGNIWVCPIPDYVCTRFLFVYENGCVGDVHINTQDANIHSQILHVTATEPS, encoded by the exons GAGGAGGTGGCCAAGGCTTGGAGCGTAGATCCAATCGAGCCCATCATTGTGCGCCTTCACTTATCGTTGTCTCAGTATCTCGATGGACCAG AACCCACAGTTGAAGTCTTTCAGCCATCAAATAGACATCATTTCAACCTTGGAAAAAAACTCCAGAG TGTTCTTGCATCCTTCATATCTCGTGAGTGGAAACACCTGACCAATGACACCATGATAGTTCATCAGAAGAGAAAACACAGCTGGTTCAGGCCTGGCGGAACCATAAAGAAATTCTGTGCAAAACTCAGCATCTGGCTGCCATTGTCAAA ATCGAAAACACTCCAAAGCTGCAGCCTGAGGGGACGGATTGTTTTGCCTGGCATGAAATTGAACGATTTCACCAATCACACAACTTCATACAACATTAAGAATCCATCGGGAGAACTTTTCACTCACACACCCAGTGGAAAG AGAGTGATGGTCGCAGGAGTGAAATCATCACCTCACCTCAGCACCAAGCAGCTGATAGAGCTGATGTTCTTCTCTCAGGCCATCAGACACTGTAAGACCTCCCTGACTCTGCAACATGGCTTCTTGGTGCAG GTTATGAAATATGCAGAGCAGAGGATCTTAACATTGAATGAGTACTGCGTGGTTTGTGATGAGAGGCATGTTTTTCAGAATGGCCCCATGTTGAAG CCCGCAGTGTGCACCAGAGAACTCTGTTTGTTTTCCTATCACACCATGGGGGTTATGTCAGGAGCCACGGAGGAGGTTGCCACCGGTGCAGAG GTGGTCGACCTGCTGGTGGCGATGTGCAGGACAGCCCTACAGTCCTCACGCAAGGATATCATATTTGAACCATACCCATCTGTTGTCGATCCAAAGAACCCCAAAATTCTGGCCTTTAGTCCGAAA AGAAAGAGCTATGTGAGGCTAGAAAAAGCCTTAGACAGCCTCTTGTTAATTCGGAGGATGGCACAG GGTCCATATTCTGAAATTAGAAAACAGATGGACAGGATAGACCCTCTTGCAGTTCCTTTACTACAGTG GATTTTATCGAGCAACAGATCCTACATTGTCAAGCTTCCAGCCAACAGGGTAGGACTGAGCTCTGTAGTAGCA CAACTGCCATTTATGCACACGCCTCACCAGTTCCTGCTCATCAGCAGCCCCCCCACCAAAGAGGCTCGCTTTCAAACTGCCCGCAAGCTTTATGGGAGCACCTTTGCTTTCCA TGGTTCCCACATTGAAAACTGGCATTCTATTTTAAGAAATGGACTTGTTAATGCCTCCAATACAAAGTTTCAG atgcatGGAGCTGCTTTTGGCAAAGGCATCTATTTAAGCCCGATCTCAAGCATATCATTTGGATATTCTG ACATGGGCAAGGGACAACACCAGGTACCAACCAAAGAGGAACTCCTGGGAAAATATAATCGAATAAACAAAGTCCAgaag GATCACCCTGGCAGGTTTCTGCAAAGCAGGAACCTCAACTGTGTTGCACTTTGTGAAG TAATAACAACGAAGGACCTTAAGAAACACGGTAACATCTGGGTGTGCCCTATACCTGACTACGTGTGCACCCGTTTCCTTTTTGT GTATGAAAATGGTTGCGTGGGAGATGTGCACATCAACACTCAGGACGCCAACATTCATAGCCAAATTTTACACGTCACTGCAACCGAGCCAAGCTGA